The stretch of DNA CATTATTTTTCAGAAATGAACGCATATTCAGTTCTCCTTTGATAAAATTAAGCAGCAATACAACGCATCCCCCTCATATAGGGTTGTAAAACATCTGGAACAATAATTGATCCATCAGCCTGCTGATAATTCTCAAGAATAGCGATAAGACAACGTCCAATAGCCGTACCAGAACCATTAAGACTATGGATGAATTCCAATGTTTTATCATCTTCTTTACGATATCGAGCATTCATGCGCCGCCCTTGAAAATCTCCACAAACTGAACAACTGGAAATTTCACGATAGCATCCTTGTCCTGGAAGCCAAACCTCAATGTCATAAGTTTTACGTGCAGCAAATCCCATATCCCCCGTAGAAAGAACTACTGTACGAAAAGGCAAACCAAGACGTTTCAACACATCTTCTGCACACTCTGTCATACGTTCCAATTCCATTAAAGATTGCTCTTTGGTAGTAATCGATACCATTTCTACCTTCCAAAACTGGTGTTGACGCAACATACCACGAGTGTCACGACCTGCCGATCCTGCCTCTGAACGAAAACAGGGGCTCAAAGAAGAAAATCGCAGTGGTAAATCTGATATCTCAAGAATTTCATTATTTACCAAGTTGGTTAACGGAACTTCTGCTGTAGAAATAAGCCACCGACCATCCGTCGTCTGAAAAAGATCTTCAGCAAATTTTGGCAACTGAGCAGCTCCGTAAACAATCTCATCACGAACAAGAAGAGGCACCGAAACCTCTGTATAACCATGCTCGTTAACATGCACATCAAGCATAAATTGGCCCAATGCACGCTCAAGCCGTGCCAATGCTCCTGAAAGTACTGTAAAGCGTGCCCCTGATAAACGACTTGCTCGCTCAAAATCCATCTGCTTGAGATTTTGACCAAGATCAAAATGTTCCTTTGGTGTAAAATCAAATGTCGGAGGTGTACCAAAATGCCGAATAACAACATTATCACTTTCATCTTTACCTTTTGGAACATCGTCCAATGGGACATTCGGGAGTGAAGAAAGAGCCTTCTCAAAATTCTCCGTTAATCGCTTTTCTTCTACTGTAGCAGAAGAAAGAAAAGCTTTAATTTCTTCAACTTCAGCTCTAAGGTTTTCAGCCATTTTCTGATCACATGCTGCTAAAGCCCGCCCTATTTCTTTTGAAACCGCATTGCGACGCTCCTGTGCCAATTGTACTTTAGCAACATGCGACCGACGTGCAAGATCAAGTTTTATTAATCTTTCCGATTGGGGCTCAATACCTCTCTTTTCTAAAGCTGCATCTAATTTCTCAGGGTGTTCACGAATCCACTTAATATCAAGCATCAAAATTCCTCATTTGCATCGTTTCTATTCGTTTCCTATCACACAAGACATAAACTTCTCTTAAAAGGATTTTTTTCTCTTTTCTATACAATAAGCAATTAAAATTGAGATCTCGTAAAGAGCTATCGTTGGTAAGGCTACTGCAAACATAGTAAAAAAATCCGAAGGAGTTACTATCGCCGCAATTATAAAAGAGAGAAGAATAGCCCACTTTCGTTTAGATACCAAACCATGAGAAGTTAAAAGTCCAACTCTCGTTAAAAGACCGGTCACAAGAGGTAATTGAAAAATCAAACCAAAAATCAGGATAAATGATGTCATAAAGCTCAAATAATCAGAGATACGAACTATAAACTCTATTCTTAAATGTATGTCCGGAAGAAATTGCTGAGAAAGGTTAAACCAAAGCATTAGTGGAGCCAAAAGGACATAAACAAATGCCCCTCCAATACAAAATAAAATTGGACCACCAATGAGAAATGGTAAAAAAGCTATACGCTCATTTTTATAAAGTCCTGGTGCAATAAAGCTATAAAACTGAAAAGCTGTATAAGGAAACGACAAAATAGCTGCTCCAAAAGCAGCAAGTTTCATCTTCGTTAAAAAAGTTTCCCATACTTGTGTTGATTGCAAACGAATACTCTCAGGATTACCACCTGATATTTTCATTGCCCACTGATAAGGCCATATCAAAAAGTTCAAGATATAATCTTTGACAAGAAAACACATCATAAAAGCTATAAAAAATACGATTAGAACAGCAATAATTCGCTGACGGAGTTCTATTAAATGTTCTAAAAGTGGTGCCGTATTGACCTCAACTTCATCTTGCTTAACATTCATGACACATTTT from Bartonella taylorii encodes:
- the serS gene encoding serine--tRNA ligase, producing MLDIKWIREHPEKLDAALEKRGIEPQSERLIKLDLARRSHVAKVQLAQERRNAVSKEIGRALAACDQKMAENLRAEVEEIKAFLSSATVEEKRLTENFEKALSSLPNVPLDDVPKGKDESDNVVIRHFGTPPTFDFTPKEHFDLGQNLKQMDFERASRLSGARFTVLSGALARLERALGQFMLDVHVNEHGYTEVSVPLLVRDEIVYGAAQLPKFAEDLFQTTDGRWLISTAEVPLTNLVNNEILEISDLPLRFSSLSPCFRSEAGSAGRDTRGMLRQHQFWKVEMVSITTKEQSLMELERMTECAEDVLKRLGLPFRTVVLSTGDMGFAARKTYDIEVWLPGQGCYREISSCSVCGDFQGRRMNARYRKEDDKTLEFIHSLNGSGTAIGRCLIAILENYQQADGSIIVPDVLQPYMRGMRCIAA
- the tatC gene encoding twin-arginine translocase subunit TatC, translated to MNVKQDEVEVNTAPLLEHLIELRQRIIAVLIVFFIAFMMCFLVKDYILNFLIWPYQWAMKISGGNPESIRLQSTQVWETFLTKMKLAAFGAAILSFPYTAFQFYSFIAPGLYKNERIAFLPFLIGGPILFCIGGAFVYVLLAPLMLWFNLSQQFLPDIHLRIEFIVRISDYLSFMTSFILIFGLIFQLPLVTGLLTRVGLLTSHGLVSKRKWAILLSFIIAAIVTPSDFFTMFAVALPTIALYEISILIAYCIEKRKKSF